One region of Grus americana isolate bGruAme1 chromosome 20, bGruAme1.mat, whole genome shotgun sequence genomic DNA includes:
- the DIPK1B gene encoding divergent protein kinase domain 1B isoform X1, translating into MRRIRRLVHLVLFCPLSKGLQSRLPGIKVKYLLVVWLGIFVGSWVAYMHYSSYSELCRGHVCRMIICDQYKKGIISGSTCKDLCEERSLLFQHCLSSSPTQQVYSGLWREREVIIKCGIEEALKADSHPDSVPRRDVVLFDKPTRGTSMDEFKEMLLNFLKSNLGDQPSLAALVSRIIAMADVNRDGKVSLAEAKSIWALLQLNEFLLMLSLHEKEHTSKLLGHCGDLYVTEKIPHTSLYGVDVPPFLQSLLPSVIHQIIHQWFAPAWPRRAKIAIGLLEFVEEIFHGTYGNFYICETSFKNVGYNDKYDFKMVNLRKVATEMTIRGFLKGRHCEQNVDCTYGKDCMATCDKLMKQCKSDVVQPNLAKVCGLLQDYLLYGAPLELKEELQKQLRTCMTLSGLASQMEVHHSLVLNNLKTLLWKKISNTKYS; encoded by the exons agtCGCCTCCCGGGCATCAAAGTGAAATACCTGCTGGTGGTGTGGCTGGGCATCTTCGTGGGCAGCTGGGTGGCGTACATGCATTACTCGTCCTACTCCGAGCTCTGCCGCGGCCACGTCTGCCGGATGATAATC tgTGACCAGTACAAGAAGGGAATAATTTCTGGCTCCACATGCAAAGACCTGTGTGAGGAGCGCAGCCTCCTCTTCCAGCactgcctctcctcctctcccacccagcag GTTTACAGTGGGCtctggagggagagggaggtgaTCATCAAATGTGGCATCGAAGAAGCCTTGAAGGCAGACAGCCACCCCGACTCTGTGCCCAGGAGGGACGTGGTCCTCTTTGACAAACCGACACGAGGGACATCAATGGATGAGTTCAAAGAAATGCTCCTGAACTTCCTAAAG TCCAACCTGGGAGATCAGCCTTCTCTTGCAGCCTTGGTGAGCCGGATCATCGCCATGGCGGATGTGAACCGGGATGGGAAAGTGTCTTTAGCGGAGGCCAAATCCATCTGGGCGCTACTTCAGCTCAATGAGTTTCTTCTCATGCTCTCCTTGCATGAGAAAGAGCACACTTCCAAGCTGCTGGGGCACTGCGGGGACCTCTACGTCACTGAGAAGATCCCCCACACCTCCCTCTACGGAGTGGacgtcccccccttcctccagtCGCTGCTGCCTTCAGTCATCCACCAAATCATCCACCAGTGGTTTGCACCAGCGTGGCCCCGGCGGGCAAAGATCGCCATCGGCCTTCTGGAGTTCGTGGAGGAGATATTCCACGGGACCTACGGGAACTTCTACATCTGCGAGACCAGCTTTAAGAACGTGGGCTACAATGACAAGTACGACTTCAAAATGGTCAACCTGAGGAAGGTGGCAACGGAGATGACAATCAGAGGTTTCCTCAAGGGACGTCACTGTGAGCAGAACGTGGACTGCACCTACGGGAAGGACTGTATGGCGACGTGCGACAAACTCATGAAGCAGTGCAAAAGCGACGTGGTGCAGCCCAACCTGGCAAAGGTCTGCGGGTTGCTGCAGGACTACCTGCTGTACGGAGCACCGCTGGAGCTGAaagaagagctgcagaaacagCTCCGAACTTGCATGACCCTCAGTGGCCTGGCCAGCCAGATGGAAGTCCACCACTCCCTTGTGCTGAACAACCTCAAGACCTTGCTCTGGAAGAAGATTTCAAACACCAAATATTCCTAA
- the DIPK1B gene encoding divergent protein kinase domain 1B isoform X2, translating into MRRIRRLVHLVLFCPLSKGLQCDQYKKGIISGSTCKDLCEERSLLFQHCLSSSPTQQVYSGLWREREVIIKCGIEEALKADSHPDSVPRRDVVLFDKPTRGTSMDEFKEMLLNFLKSNLGDQPSLAALVSRIIAMADVNRDGKVSLAEAKSIWALLQLNEFLLMLSLHEKEHTSKLLGHCGDLYVTEKIPHTSLYGVDVPPFLQSLLPSVIHQIIHQWFAPAWPRRAKIAIGLLEFVEEIFHGTYGNFYICETSFKNVGYNDKYDFKMVNLRKVATEMTIRGFLKGRHCEQNVDCTYGKDCMATCDKLMKQCKSDVVQPNLAKVCGLLQDYLLYGAPLELKEELQKQLRTCMTLSGLASQMEVHHSLVLNNLKTLLWKKISNTKYS; encoded by the exons tgTGACCAGTACAAGAAGGGAATAATTTCTGGCTCCACATGCAAAGACCTGTGTGAGGAGCGCAGCCTCCTCTTCCAGCactgcctctcctcctctcccacccagcag GTTTACAGTGGGCtctggagggagagggaggtgaTCATCAAATGTGGCATCGAAGAAGCCTTGAAGGCAGACAGCCACCCCGACTCTGTGCCCAGGAGGGACGTGGTCCTCTTTGACAAACCGACACGAGGGACATCAATGGATGAGTTCAAAGAAATGCTCCTGAACTTCCTAAAG TCCAACCTGGGAGATCAGCCTTCTCTTGCAGCCTTGGTGAGCCGGATCATCGCCATGGCGGATGTGAACCGGGATGGGAAAGTGTCTTTAGCGGAGGCCAAATCCATCTGGGCGCTACTTCAGCTCAATGAGTTTCTTCTCATGCTCTCCTTGCATGAGAAAGAGCACACTTCCAAGCTGCTGGGGCACTGCGGGGACCTCTACGTCACTGAGAAGATCCCCCACACCTCCCTCTACGGAGTGGacgtcccccccttcctccagtCGCTGCTGCCTTCAGTCATCCACCAAATCATCCACCAGTGGTTTGCACCAGCGTGGCCCCGGCGGGCAAAGATCGCCATCGGCCTTCTGGAGTTCGTGGAGGAGATATTCCACGGGACCTACGGGAACTTCTACATCTGCGAGACCAGCTTTAAGAACGTGGGCTACAATGACAAGTACGACTTCAAAATGGTCAACCTGAGGAAGGTGGCAACGGAGATGACAATCAGAGGTTTCCTCAAGGGACGTCACTGTGAGCAGAACGTGGACTGCACCTACGGGAAGGACTGTATGGCGACGTGCGACAAACTCATGAAGCAGTGCAAAAGCGACGTGGTGCAGCCCAACCTGGCAAAGGTCTGCGGGTTGCTGCAGGACTACCTGCTGTACGGAGCACCGCTGGAGCTGAaagaagagctgcagaaacagCTCCGAACTTGCATGACCCTCAGTGGCCTGGCCAGCCAGATGGAAGTCCACCACTCCCTTGTGCTGAACAACCTCAAGACCTTGCTCTGGAAGAAGATTTCAAACACCAAATATTCCTAA
- the MRPS2 gene encoding 28S ribosomal protein S2, mitochondrial isoform X2 — MAVPRLLRAAPRLYSSVPAPAAAVRPRAEDEKLLSEPLSHPDFFNVKELFSLKDLFDARVHLGHKKGCRHRFMEPYIFGCRLDQDIIDLDQTMQHLQLALNFTAHIAYRKGIILFVSRKRQFCHLVESTARDCGEYAHTRYWQGGLLTNAHIQFGSGVRLPDLLIFLSSLNNVFEPHVAIRDAAKMNIPTVGVVDTNCNPCLITYPIPGNDDSPTAMELYCKLFRMTIIRAKDKRRQTEVFNELRSKAEGN; from the exons ATGGCGGTGCCGCGGCTCCTGCGGGCAG CCCCGCGGCTCTACAGCAGCGTaccggccccggcggcggcggtcCGGCCCCGCG ccGAGGATGAGAAGCTGCTGTCCGAGCCTCTCAGCCACCCCGACTTCTTCAACGTGAAGGAGCTCTTCTCCCTGAAAGATCTCTTTGATGCTCGGGTGCACCTGGGGCACAAAAAGGGATGTCGGCACAG GTTCATGGAGCCCTACATCTTTGGCTGCCGCCTGGATCAGGACATCATCGACTTGGATCAGACGATGCAGCACCTCCAGCTGGCCCTCAACTTCACCGCCCACATTGCCTACCGCAAGGGCATCATCCTCTTCGTCAGCCGCAAGCGCCAGTTCTGCCACCTGGTTGAGAGCACAGCGCGGGACTGCGGGGAGTACGCCCACACCCGCTACTGGCAGGGTGGCCTGCTCACCAATGCCCACATCCAGTTCGGGTCCGGCGTCCGCCTGCCCgacctcctcatcttcctcagcAGCCTCAACAACGTCTTTGAGCCCCACGTGGCCATCCGGGATGCTGCCAAGATGAACATCCCCACGGTGGGCGTGGTGGACACAAACTGCAACCCCTGTTTGATCACCTACCCCATCCCTGGGAACGACGACAGCCCCACCGCCATGGAGCTCTACTGCAAGCTCTTCAGGATGACCATCATCCGCGCCAAAGACAAGAGGCGGCAGACCGAGGTCTTCAACGAGCTGCGGAGCAAAGCAGAGGGCAATTAG
- the MRPS2 gene encoding 28S ribosomal protein S2, mitochondrial isoform X1, protein MAVPRLLRAAAPRLYSSVPAPAAAVRPRAEDEKLLSEPLSHPDFFNVKELFSLKDLFDARVHLGHKKGCRHRFMEPYIFGCRLDQDIIDLDQTMQHLQLALNFTAHIAYRKGIILFVSRKRQFCHLVESTARDCGEYAHTRYWQGGLLTNAHIQFGSGVRLPDLLIFLSSLNNVFEPHVAIRDAAKMNIPTVGVVDTNCNPCLITYPIPGNDDSPTAMELYCKLFRMTIIRAKDKRRQTEVFNELRSKAEGN, encoded by the exons ATGGCGGTGCCGCGGCTCCTGCGGGCAG CAGCCCCGCGGCTCTACAGCAGCGTaccggccccggcggcggcggtcCGGCCCCGCG ccGAGGATGAGAAGCTGCTGTCCGAGCCTCTCAGCCACCCCGACTTCTTCAACGTGAAGGAGCTCTTCTCCCTGAAAGATCTCTTTGATGCTCGGGTGCACCTGGGGCACAAAAAGGGATGTCGGCACAG GTTCATGGAGCCCTACATCTTTGGCTGCCGCCTGGATCAGGACATCATCGACTTGGATCAGACGATGCAGCACCTCCAGCTGGCCCTCAACTTCACCGCCCACATTGCCTACCGCAAGGGCATCATCCTCTTCGTCAGCCGCAAGCGCCAGTTCTGCCACCTGGTTGAGAGCACAGCGCGGGACTGCGGGGAGTACGCCCACACCCGCTACTGGCAGGGTGGCCTGCTCACCAATGCCCACATCCAGTTCGGGTCCGGCGTCCGCCTGCCCgacctcctcatcttcctcagcAGCCTCAACAACGTCTTTGAGCCCCACGTGGCCATCCGGGATGCTGCCAAGATGAACATCCCCACGGTGGGCGTGGTGGACACAAACTGCAACCCCTGTTTGATCACCTACCCCATCCCTGGGAACGACGACAGCCCCACCGCCATGGAGCTCTACTGCAAGCTCTTCAGGATGACCATCATCCGCGCCAAAGACAAGAGGCGGCAGACCGAGGTCTTCAACGAGCTGCGGAGCAAAGCAGAGGGCAATTAG
- the PIERCE1 gene encoding piercer of microtubule wall 1 protein: MLRARRPQGEREQEEGQAPPSASCAAGGRARGTERSLPAPSVTSPGNARPRGPVPLPSPMSDPAAADGPGPRTSDWYRTSPGLPGRFQQPACFRGYGKPEPHPRYRTTNQAYGSKAPTVHEVPTSFHVTSHAFSSALAQCGMYRNNGLNTSLEKSHVTGPDNFITAYDHLNFHPSYNPSGPSHC, encoded by the exons ATGCTCCGTGCCCGGCGGCCGCAGGGCGAgcgggagcaggaggaaggtcAGGCACCGCCTTCCGCTTCCTGCGCGGCGGGGGGCCGGGCTCGGGGCACGGAGCGATCGCTGCCCGCCCCCAGCGTCACGTCGCCGGGCAACGCGCGGCCCCGCGGCCCGGTCCCGCTCCCGTCCCCCATGTCCGACCCGGCGGCCGCCgacggccccggcccccgcacCAGCGACTGGTACCGCACCAGCCCCGGCCTGCCCGGCCGCTTCCAGCAGCCGGCCTGCTTCCGCGGCTACGG GAAGCCGGAGCCTCACCCCCGGTACCGGACCACCAACCAGGCCTACGGCAGCAAAGCCCCCACGGTGCACGAGGTGCCG ACCTCCTTCCACGTCACCTCGCACGCGTTTTCAAGCGCTCTGGCGCAGTGTGGCATGTACAGAAATAACGGGCTGAACACCTCCCTGGAGAAGAGCCACGTCACCGGCCCAGACAACTTCATCACCGCCTATGACCACCTCAATTTCCATCCCAGCTACAACCCAAGCGGCCCGTCGCACTGCTAG
- the PPP1R26 gene encoding LOW QUALITY PROTEIN: protein phosphatase 1 regulatory subunit 26 (The sequence of the model RefSeq protein was modified relative to this genomic sequence to represent the inferred CDS: deleted 1 base in 1 codon): MFLMNASPLVALQTKWESFGPARNCRYPVCFPESEGDVTRTSVSAKVQMIINNLQSQESPLGMNNEYDCIMQKKQKGEKGTSNRVTSSTALLRKHPQYTKCGCPADSDDTEVEENVGFGTLLLDSDSDDSVDRGIEEAIQEYLKAKSKSDQSLQRNAECSENISRDKRLKRELSQNKMASNLLPVKFKAEMLSEEYLSDHLGIGKRLQPASPQSISSDDSFEQSIQAEIVQFLNEKKQQEISKCVIREDKKDSHVRAVLKCNKETANKANCGAIKQGCNALLLRHHPKLQKTSMQSKCLQSKIQEEPSDFSQVNQAYLEMATASQPWLVEQNEESGANYWETRGALTNESMHASDSSSDDGIEEAIQLYQLEKIRKEAGHATDCVPLQREQFDIKGMADISASLTISSTKSASPEIHKSPISNKRKDINCKSTELESTSNEFNKLFKPLKKARHFAPPENKIAACELTLQASCRADTSAELMCAEAILDISKTIMPSQMGSDNKSLAADSFFSPQLLSSSHCESDSSLVDSDDSIEQEIRAFLALKAQSESLATKPPSLSHSIQMPLPSDQNSLTGTLEPSLPKTLKLSLSRKRRLKREGRIAKQGASKPPEQLETGLFQPGNYSKFPLLQEECALSSTAELCDAQRLGSKETRQQQMMSSRLSGSDGRCVALDSVNPFMQVQSSARKLMKNTIQTQERDGSDDESSSLDSDEDLDSAIKDLLRSKRKLKKKSKDQKSQCKKRVRFSETESQLLDEFSSLQQNEWKCKNPMLLKSCLSKSRKAVKENAIRNPPDNVNVKLTSEKPETMKNLEFNLQLKKGYKPKPISNQNNLRVAKNRKCTFTAASEADDSSSVDSDDSIEQEIRKFLAEKAKDSASNSEIQKDDATLDLLRATKQTANKGKAKQQPVENEIDLMLDQSKKTEVSQQTDESKNSQRTEGKSAMLHGSGKSASTAENVNFHTTGQSKAKQGVGGLKGVAGGELPGNATGKKDVPNTEPVQKMLPTKTSKNEGCKVQKVINAKSRSKRKSTFHLKISSKFIAGLKYARDRKKSMLLNKRQKAERSLTQGSALGTQVASQDTDILNQGRGAPLPKGEFSGESTTAIKESSSSQKLTVEVSSPHVAETCERLEAAPLCIKEEAEGCRKVNASGDQSDSRSSLPLQERSVAAEQVDKVFRGISKAENTQMWIKEGDIHKDSWAHSNLDPPRPEHSTAVVKADKVSRDTSQHSIRACSKGEDNQQDNRPDPSLGCPLQELNVTAVAVDKTSGGACTNNSMHMCIKKEKVICQDSDRQEEIQVSSSTLAGKIPVLQNREAAHEVDQGQEVLNKTCAKFTDVPAGDCPDSPLKRKVSNILCKAISAAAESPFEYWKPPASR; encoded by the exons ATGTTCCTTATGAATGCTTCTCCTTTGGTAGCTCTTCAGACAAAATGGGAGTCCTTTGGACCAGCAAGGAATTGTAGATATCCCGTTTGCTTCCCTGAATCTGAAGGGGACGTCACTAGAACCTCTGTAAGTGCAAAAGTTCAGATGATCATAAACAACCTGCAAAGTCAAGAGTCTCCCCTGGGTATGAACAATGAGTATGATTGTATTATGCAGAAGaagcaaaagggagaaaagggtaCTAGTAACAGAGTCACATCTAGCACCGCATTGCTACGGAAGCATCCTCAATATACCAAATGTGGTTGCCCTGCTGATTCAGATGACACTGAAGTGGAAGAGAATGTGGGCTTTGGAACTCTCTTGCTCGATTCTGATAGCGACGATTCCGTTGACCGAGGTATAGAGGAAGCCATTCAAGAGTacttgaaagcaaaaagcaaaagtgaCCAGTCATTGCAAAGGAATGCAGAGTGTTCGGAAAATATAAGCAGAGACAAAAGGCTTAAGAGAGAATTGTCCCAGAACAAAATGGCTAGTAACCTTCTCCCTGTGAAATTTAAAGCTGAGATGCTCTCTGAAGAGTACCTGTCTGACCACCTGGGAATTGGTAAAAGGCTACAGCCTGCTTCCCCTCAGAGCATCAGTAGTGACGACTCTTTTGAACAGAGCATACAGGCTGAAATAGTACAGTTCTTGAATGagaagaagcagcaagaaattAGTAAATGTGTAATCAGAGAGGATAAAAAAGATTCCCATGTGAGAGCTGTCCTAAAATGcaacaaagaaacagcaaacaaagcaaactgtGGTGCTATAAAGCAAGGTTGTAATGCGCTCCTTTTGAGACACCATCCCAAGCTACAGAAAACCAGCATGCAGTCCAAGTGTTTGCAGTCTAAAATCCAAGAAGAGCCTAGTGATTTCAGCCAAGTGAACCAAGCATATCTAGAAATGGCCACGGCCAGCCAGCCCTGGTTAGTGGAGCAAAATGAGGAAAGCGGAGCTAATTACTGGGAGACGAGAGGAGCACTTACGAACGAGAGCATGCACGCATCTGACTCAAGTAGCGATGATGGTATTGAAGAAGCCATTCAGCTTTATCAGCTGGAGAAAATCAGGAAAGAGGCCGGTCATGCGACAGACTGTGTCCCTTTGCAGAGGGAACAATTTGATATAAAGGGTATGGCGGATATTTCTGCAAGCCTCACAATTAGCTCAACAAAAAGTGCCTCACCAGAAATCCATAAAAGCCCTATAAGCAACAAGAGAAAAGACATTAATTGTAAGTCAACAGAGTTAGAAAGCACCAGCAATGAATTTAACAAGCTGtttaaaccactgaaaaaagccaGACATTTTGCACCTCCGGAAAACAAGATTGCTGCTTGTGAGCTCACATTGCAGGCCTCTTGCAGAGCAGACACATCTGCAGAACTCATGTGTGCAGAAGCTATCCTTGATATTTCCAAAACAATCATGCCATCCCAAATGGGAAGTGACAACAAATCGCTTGCTGCAGACtccttcttttctccccagCTTCTCTCATCCTCCCATTGTGAAAGCGACAGCAGCCTTGTGGACAGCGATGATAGTATAGAGCAAGAAATCAGAGCTTTTTTGGCTCTGAAAGCACAGTCGGAAAGCCTTGCAACAAAGCCTCCCAGCCTGTCACACTCAATCCAGatgcctttgccttctgatcAAAACAGCCTCACCGGTAcccttgagccttctcttcccaaaACACTGAAGCTATCACTGAGTCGTAAAAGGAGACTTAAAAGGGAAGGCAGAATAGCGAAGCAAGGTGCATCAAAACCGCCTGAACAGCTGGAGACGGGACTTTTCCAGCCAGGTAACTATTCAAAATTTCCTCTGCTCCAAGAGGAGTGTGCCCTGAGCAGCACCGCAGAACTCTGTGATGCTCAAAGGCTCGGTAGTAAAGAgaccaggcagcagcagatgatGTCTTCCAGATTGTCTGGATCTGATGGCAGATGTGTGGCCTTGGACTCTGTAAACCCTTTTATGCAGGTTCAGAGTAGTGCAAGAAAGCTTATGAAAAATACCATCCAAACTCAAGAGCGGGATGGCTCAGACGATGAGAGCAGTTCTCTGGATAGCGATGAGGACCTTGACAGTGCTATCAAGGACCTTTTACGgtctaaaagaaaattaaagaagaagTCAAAGGACCAGAAATCTCAGTGCAAGAAGAGAGTCAGATTTAGCGAGACAGAAAGTCAGCTGCTAGATGAATTTAGTAGCCTCCAACAAAACGAGTGGAAATGTAAAAATCCCATGCTACTGAAAAGCTGCCTCTCAAAATCTAGAAAAGCTGTGAAAGAGAACGCAATCAGAAATCCTCCAGACAACGTAAATGTCAAACTTACCAGTGAAAAACCGGAAACCATGAAGAACTTAGAGTTTAACTTACAGCTTAAAAAAGGatataaaccaaaaccaatttcAAACCAGAATAACCTACGGGTagctaaaaatagaaaatgtactTTCACAGCTGCGTCAGAGGCTGATGACAGCAGTTCAGTGGACAGTGATGACAGCATTGAACAAGAAATTAGGAAATTTTTGGCAGAAAAGGCTAAAGACTCTGCAAGCAATTCAGAGATACAAAAAGATGATGCAACACTGGACCTATTGAGAGCGACCAAACAAACTGCtaataaaggaaaagcaaagcaacagcCAGTTGAAAATGAGATTGACCTCATGCTGGATCAGAGTAAAAAGACTGAGGTATCTCAGCAAACTGATGAGTCAAAGAACTCTCAgagaacagaagggaaaagtGCAATGTTACATGGCAGCGGGAAATCTGCTTCCACTGCAGAGAATGTTAATTTTCATACTACTGGTCAGTCAAAAGCTAAGCAAGGAGTGGGGGGGCTTAAAGGTGTTGCTGGTGGTGAGTTACCTGGAAATGCGACAGGTAAAAAGGATGTCCCTAATACAGAGCCTGTGCAGAAAATGCTTCCaactaaaaccagcaaaaatgaAGGTTGTAAAGTACAAAAAGTAATTAATGCAAAGTCTAGATCTAAAAGAAAGAGTACCTTTCACCTAAAAATTTCAAGTAAGTTTATTGCAGGTCTAAAATACGCTCGGGACAGGAAGAAATCCATGCTTTTGaacaaaaggcagaaagcagaaCGTTCGCTCACCCAGGGCAGTGCATTAGGAACACAGGTAGCTTCCCAGGATACAGACATACTTAACCAAGGAAGGGGAGCCCCCTTGCCAAAAGGTGAATTTAGTGGGGAGAGTACAACAGCAATAAAAGAATCCAGTTCTTCTCAGAAGCTCACTGTGGAAGTGTCAAGTCCCCATGTAGCAGAAACCTGTGAAAGACTGGAGGCTGCTCCTTTGTGTAtcaaagaggaagcagagggtTGCAGAAAGGTTAATGCTTCAGGAGACCAGTCAGATTCACGCTCGAGTCTCCCCTTGCAGGAGCGGAGTGTAGCAGCAGAACAAGTAGATAAGGTTTTCAGAGGAATATCCAAAGCGGAGAACACACAGATGTGGATCAAGGAAGGAGATATCCACAAAGACAGCTGGGCCCATTCAAATTTAGATCCCCCACGCCCTGAACACAGTACGGCAGTGGTAAAAGCAGATAAAGTTAGCAGAGACACATCTCAGCACAGTATACGTGCATGCAGTAAGGGAGAGGATAACCAGCAGGACAACAGGCCAGATCCTAGTTTAGGTTGCCCACTGCAGGAACTAAATGTGACGGCAGTAGCAGTGGATAAAACTAGTGGAGGAGCATGTACAAATAACAGTATGCACATGTgcattaagaaggaaaaagttatCTGCCAGGATAGTGACAGACAAGAAGAAATTCAGGTGTCCAGCTCCACTTTGGCAGGCAAAATACCTGTTCTGCAGAATAGGGAAGCCGCTCATGAAGTGGACCAAGGGCAGgaagttttaaacaaaacctgtGCAAAATTTACTGATGTACCTGCAGGGGACTGCCCAGATTCCCCCTTGAAAAGAAAGGTTTCAAATAT CCTGTGTAAAGCAATCTCGGCAGCTGCTGAAAGT CCTTTCGAATACTGGAAGCCTCCCGCTAGCAGGTGA